One stretch of Thalassophryne amazonica chromosome 19, fThaAma1.1, whole genome shotgun sequence DNA includes these proteins:
- the bmp4 gene encoding LOW QUALITY PROTEIN: bone morphogenetic protein 4 (The sequence of the model RefSeq protein was modified relative to this genomic sequence to represent the inferred CDS: inserted 5 bases in 4 codons; substituted 1 base at 1 genomic stop codon) yields MIPGNRMLMVILICQVLLGESNHASLIPEEGKKKVPGLQGRSAAQSHELLRDFEATLLXMFGLKRRPRPSRSATVPRYLMDLYRXQSGCERGCWGAXHCFEYPERSASRANTVRXFHHEEHMERAHDLDETMPLRFLFNLSSIPEDELLSSAELRLYRHQIDEAIAGAVSDDQRLHRINVYEVLKPPQAXQLITQLLDTRLVRHNTSSWESFDVSPAVLRWTRERLPNYGLAVEVLHLNQTPRHQNRHVRISRSLHQEPGEDWEQLRPLLVTFGHDGKGHPLTRRTKRSPKQRGRKRNRNCRRHALYVDFSDVHWNDWIVAPPGYQAYYCHGECPFPLADHLNSTNHAIVQTLVNSVNNNIPKACCVPTELSAISMLYLDEHDKVVLKNYQEMVVEGCGCR; encoded by the exons ATGATTCCTGGTAATCGAATGCTGATGGTCATTTTAATATGCCAAGTCCTGCTGGGAGAGAGCAACCATGCTAGTCTAATACCTGAAGAAGGGAAAAAGAAAGTTCCCGGCCTGCAGGGTCGTTCGGCCGCTCAGAGCCATGAACTGCTACGCGACTTTGAGGCCACGCTGC CAATGTTTGGCCTCAAGAGGCGGCCGCGGCCCAGCCGCTCAGCCACCGTGCCACGTTACCTGATGGACCTCTATCG GCAGTCGGGGTGTGAGCGAGGATGCTGGGGTGCATGACATTGCTTTGAGTATCCAGAGAGGTCAGCAAGCCGAGCCAACACTGTGA GTTTCCACCATGAAG agcACATGGAGAGAGCGCACGATCTGGACGAGACAATGCCTCTTCGCTTCTTGTTCAACCTCAGCAGCATCCCAGAGGATGAGCTGCTCTCGTCGGCGGAACTGAGGCTCTACCGCCACCAGATTGATGAGGCCATTGCTGGAGCTGTCTCAGATGACCAGAGACTTCATCGGATAAACGTGTACGAGGTGTTGAAGCCCCCGCAGG GGCAGCTGATCACGCAGCTCTTGGATACGCGTCTTGTGCGCCACAACACGTCTAGCTGGGAGAGCTTCGACGTCAGCCCGGCTGTGCTACGCTGGACACGTGAGCGCCTTCCCAATTACGGGCTGGCTGTGGAGGTTTTGCACCTTAACCAGACACCGCGTCATCAAAATAGACATGTCCGTATCAGCCGCTCACTACACCAGGAGCCGGGCGAGGACTGGGAGCAGCTGCGCCCTCTCCTGGTTACATTCGGCCATGACGGGAAAGGCCACCCTTTGACGCGCCGGACCAAACGCAGCCCTAAGCAACGGGGCCGCAAGCGCAACCGTAACTGCCGGCGCCATGCGCTGTATGTGGACTTCAGCGATGTACACTGGAATGACTGGATAGTGGCGCCTCCTGGTTACCAGGCGTATTATTGCCATGGGGAATGCCCCTTTCCTCTGGCAGACCATCTGAACTCAACCAATCATGCCATTGTTCAGACACTGGTGAACTCTGTGAACAACAACATTCCCAAGGCCTGCTGCGTGCCAACAGAGCTCAGCGCCATCTCCATGCTTTACCTAGATGAACATGACAAGGTGGTCCTAAAAAACTACCAGGAAATGGTAGTGGAGGGCTGCGGCTGCCGCTAA